One Peromyscus leucopus breed LL Stock chromosome 4, UCI_PerLeu_2.1, whole genome shotgun sequence genomic region harbors:
- the Kcna4 gene encoding potassium voltage-gated channel subfamily A member 4, whose translation MEVAMVSAESSGCNSHMPYGYAAQARARERERLAHSRAAAAAAVAAATAAVEGTGGSGGGPHHHHQTRGAYSSHDPQGSRGSRRRRRQRTEKKKLHHRQSSFPHCSDLMPSGSEEKILRELSEEEEDEEEEEEEEEEGRFYYSEDDHGDGCSYTDLLPQDDGGGGGYSSVRYSDCCERVVINVSGLRFETQMKTLAQFPETLLGDPEKRTQYFDPLRNEYFFDRNRPSFDAILYYYQSGGRLKRPVNVPFDIFTEEVKFYQLGEEALLKFREDEGFVREEEDRALPENEFKKQIWLLFEYPESSSPARGIAIVSVLVILISIVIFCLETLPEFRDDRDLIMALSAGGHSRLLNDTSASHLENSGHTIFNDPFFIVETVCIVWFSFEFVVRCFACPSQALFFKNIMNIIDIVSILPYFITLGTDLAQQQGGGNGQQQQAMSFAILRIIRLVRVFRIFKLSRHSKGLQILGHTLRASMRELGLLIFFLFIGVILFSSAVYFAEADEPTTHFQSIPDAFWWAVVTMTTVGYGDMKPITVGGKIVGSLCAIAGVLTIALPVPVIVSNFNYFYHRETENEEQTQLTQNAVSCPYLPSNLLKKFRSSTSSSLGDKSEYLEMEEGVKESLCGKEEKCQGKGDDSETDKNNCSNAKAVETDV comes from the coding sequence ATGGAGGTTGCAATGGTGAGTGCAGAGAGCTCAGGGTGCAACAGTCATATGCCTTATGGTTATGCAGCCCAGGCCCGGGCCCGAGAGCGGGAGAGACTTGCTCACTCCAGGgcggctgcagctgctgctgtggCAGCTGCCACGGCTGCTGTTGAAGGCACTGGGGGTTCTGGTGGAGGCCCGCATCATCACCACCAGACGAGAGGGGCCTACTCTTCCCATGATCCTCAAGGCAGCCGAGGGAGTCGGAGGCGTCGTCGTCAGCGAACTGAAAAGAAGAAACTCCACCATCGGCAGAGCAGTTTTCCTCATTGCTCAGACTTGATGCCCAGTGGCTCTGAAGAGAAGATCTTGAGGGAGctgagtgaggaagaggaagatgaggaggaggaagaggaggaggaagaggagggaaggttTTACTATAGTGAAGATGACCATGGGGATGGGTGTTCGTACACAGACCTGCTGCCACAGGatgatgggggtggtggtggctacAGTTCAGTCCGCTACAGTGATTGCTGTGAACGTGTGGTGATAAATGTGTCCGGCCTACGCTTTGAAACCCAAATGAAAACTTTGGCCCAGTTTCCAGAAACTCTGTTGGGAGACCCTGAGAAGAGGACTCAGTACTTCGACCCTTTGCGCAATGAGTATTTTTTTGATAGGAACCGACCCAGCTTTGACGCCATTTTATATTATTACCAGTCAGGAGGCCGCCTGAAGAGGCCAGTCAATGTCCCCTTCGATATCTTCACTGAGGAGGTGAAGTTCTATCAGTTGGGAGAGGAAGCCCTGCTCAAGTTCCGCGAGGATGAGGGCTttgtgagagaagaggaggacaggGCTCTGCCagagaatgaatttaaaaaacagatttggCTTCTCTTTGAATATCCAGAGAGTTCTAGCCCTGCCAGGGGTATAGCCATTGTATCTGTCCTGGTCATCTTAATCTCTATCGTCATATTTTGCCTGGAAACCTTGCCCGAGTTCAGAGATGATAGAGATCTCATCATGGCCCTGAGTGCAGGTGGGCACAGCAGATTGTTGAATGACACATCGGCATCCCACCTGGAGAACTCAGGGCACACAATATTCAATGACCCTTTCTTCATCGTGGAGACAGTGTGTATTGTGTggttttcctttgagtttgtgGTTCGATGCTTTGCTTGCCCCAGCCAAGCTCTCTTCTTCAAAAACATCATGAACATCATTGATATTGTCTCCATTTTGCCTTACTTCATCACTCTGGGCACTGATCTGGCCCAGCAGCAAGGAGGTGGCaatggccagcagcagcaggccaTGTCCTTTGCCATCCTCAGGATCATTCGTCTGGTCCGAGTATTCCGGATCTTCAAACTCTCCAGACACTCCAAAGGCCTGCAGATCCTGGGCCACACCCTCAGAGCCAGCATGCGGGAACTGGGCCTCCTTATCTTTTTCCTCTTCATCGGGGTCATTCTCTTTTCCAGTGCTGTATATTTTGCAGAGGCAGATGAACCCACTACCCATTTCCAAAGCATCCCGGATGCATTTTGGTGGGCTGTGGTAACCATGACAACTGTGGGCTACGGGGACATGAAGCCCATCACAGTGGGAGGAAAGATTGTGGGGTCCCTGTGTGCCATCGCGGGTGTCTTAACCATTGCTTTGCCTGTGCCGGTGATTGTGTCTAACTTTAACTATTTCTACCACAGAGAGACTGAAAATGAGGAGCAGACCCAGCTGACACAAAATGCAGTTAGTTGTCCATACCTCCCTTCTAATTTGCTCAAGAAATTTCGGAGCTCCACTTCTTCATCCCTGGGGGACAAGTCAGAGTATCTAGAGATGGAAGAAGGGGTTAAGGAATCTCTATgtggaaaggaagagaagtgTCAGGGAAAGGGGGATGATAGTGAGACAGATAAAAACAATTGTTCTAATGCAAAGGCTGTGGAGACCGATGTGTGA